In Sphingobacterium zeae, one genomic interval encodes:
- a CDS encoding polysaccharide biosynthesis protein, translated as MYTGIVRYTSAIDSIRILSTITFSVFILLVIKIIIQANEFERNIPTALIIFFALFSFLILTVYRTIIKIFFLYTKKASGSRKKTLIYGAGDLGIAVKRTLDHDVRSKNVIVGFLDDNEQKINKVIDGTKIYSSQKFSHLIKTLNVEEVIIASHNIPSDRKNEITDVALEKNVNILTLPPVKKIMNGDLNPNQIQKIKIEDLLERAPIKINDDHILSQTKGKRILVTGAAGSIGSEIATQLGRYEPQMIILCDQAESPLHNLQLDLQDEFPNQVYHTYIADVRSTKRMQLLFETFKPHYVYHAAAYKHVPMMENHPLEAVQTNVMGTKNLADLAVEFQVEKFVFVSTDKAVNPTNIMGATKRIAEIYVQSLNNHLEASLQESIHTKFITTRFGNVLGSNGSVIPRFRDQIQKGGPVTVTHPEITRYFMTIPEACRLVLEAGTMGQGGEIFVFDMGKSVKIVELAKKMIRLSGFKPNEDIEIKFTGLRPGEKLYEELLNDLENTLPTHHEKIMIAKVRENNYDIVLMKIEELQQRLATQNKNEVVYQMKIIVPEFKSKNSIYEQLDREIELSNKSEN; from the coding sequence ATGTATACCGGAATAGTTCGTTACACAAGTGCGATCGATTCCATACGTATATTATCGACGATAACATTTAGTGTTTTCATTCTCCTTGTTATAAAAATAATAATCCAAGCAAATGAGTTCGAGCGTAATATCCCAACTGCCCTCATTATTTTCTTTGCACTCTTTTCATTTCTAATCTTAACAGTCTATAGAACGATTATTAAGATTTTTTTCCTATACACAAAAAAAGCTAGTGGCTCCAGAAAAAAAACGCTGATCTATGGAGCAGGCGACTTGGGCATTGCTGTAAAAAGAACATTAGACCATGATGTAAGATCCAAAAATGTCATTGTCGGATTTTTAGATGATAACGAACAAAAAATAAATAAGGTAATTGATGGAACGAAGATATATTCTTCGCAGAAGTTCAGCCACCTGATCAAAACGTTAAATGTTGAGGAGGTCATTATTGCTTCCCATAATATTCCTTCGGACCGCAAAAATGAAATCACTGACGTCGCGCTGGAAAAAAATGTTAATATTTTAACGCTGCCCCCAGTTAAGAAAATTATGAATGGCGACCTTAATCCCAATCAGATCCAAAAAATAAAAATTGAAGATTTATTGGAAAGGGCGCCTATAAAGATCAACGATGATCACATCCTTAGTCAAACGAAAGGCAAAAGGATATTAGTCACTGGTGCTGCTGGCTCTATAGGAAGTGAGATCGCGACCCAACTGGGAAGATACGAACCACAGATGATTATACTATGTGATCAGGCGGAGTCCCCTTTACATAATCTTCAACTTGATCTTCAAGATGAATTTCCAAATCAAGTATATCATACCTACATAGCCGATGTCCGAAGTACAAAAAGAATGCAATTACTTTTTGAAACGTTCAAACCACACTATGTCTATCACGCAGCAGCCTATAAACATGTGCCGATGATGGAAAACCATCCATTGGAAGCGGTACAAACGAATGTGATGGGAACAAAAAATCTTGCTGATTTAGCTGTTGAATTTCAAGTTGAAAAATTTGTTTTTGTCTCTACGGACAAAGCGGTCAACCCTACTAACATTATGGGAGCAACGAAACGTATTGCTGAAATTTACGTACAGTCGTTGAACAATCATTTGGAAGCATCATTGCAAGAAAGTATCCATACTAAATTTATTACGACGCGTTTTGGAAACGTGCTGGGTTCAAATGGCTCCGTAATTCCACGATTCAGAGATCAAATTCAAAAAGGTGGCCCTGTAACGGTTACGCATCCAGAAATTACACGATATTTTATGACCATTCCCGAAGCTTGCCGATTGGTTCTTGAGGCTGGAACAATGGGACAAGGTGGCGAAATCTTTGTATTCGATATGGGAAAATCTGTAAAAATAGTCGAATTAGCTAAGAAAATGATTCGTCTCTCAGGATTCAAACCAAATGAAGATATTGAAATAAAGTTTACGGGTTTGCGCCCCGGCGAAAAGCTGTATGAAGAATTATTAAATGACTTAGAAAATACCCTACCCACTCACCATGAAAAAATTATGATTGCCAAGGTGAGAGAAAATAATTACGACATCGTGCTCATGAAGATCGAAGAACTGCAGCAACGATTAGCAACGCAAAACAAAAACGAAGTGGTGTATCAAATGAAAATCATTGTACCCGAATTCAAAAGCAAAAATTCGATCTACGAGCAACTGGATCGAGAAATCGAATTATCAAATAAGTCAGAAAACTAA
- a CDS encoding tetratricopeptide repeat protein, giving the protein MSKNTNNTNQGFKPSKGSFFQDNQKSVVFILGGIVVLILLYFGYQKLYLDPRAEEASNRMYKAEQLATIDSLQNKAIMGDGAFLGFKQIADEYSNTKSANIANAYLGGLYLRQGKFEEAVKALEKYSPTGSQILDPLVIGLTGDAYSELKDYKKAADYYKQASEKSSNSYTTPMFLKKLGLVYEAQNDYKGAETAYKKIKTDFPESQEASTIDGLLGRVQAHL; this is encoded by the coding sequence ATGTCTAAAAACACAAATAATACAAATCAAGGTTTCAAACCTTCAAAAGGATCTTTTTTCCAAGATAACCAAAAAAGCGTAGTGTTCATTTTAGGTGGTATCGTTGTATTGATCTTACTTTATTTTGGATATCAAAAGCTGTATCTAGATCCGAGAGCAGAAGAAGCTTCGAACCGTATGTATAAAGCTGAACAGCTTGCCACAATTGATTCTTTGCAAAATAAAGCAATCATGGGGGATGGTGCATTTCTTGGATTTAAACAAATTGCGGATGAATATTCGAATACAAAATCGGCGAATATAGCGAATGCTTATTTAGGCGGATTGTATTTGCGCCAAGGTAAATTCGAAGAAGCTGTAAAAGCTCTTGAAAAATATTCTCCTACTGGAAGCCAAATTCTAGACCCTTTGGTAATTGGTTTAACCGGTGATGCATATTCAGAGTTAAAAGACTACAAAAAAGCTGCTGATTACTATAAACAAGCTTCCGAAAAATCGAGTAATTCATATACTACACCGATGTTTTTAAAAAAATTAGGTCTTGTTTATGAAGCACAAAATGATTACAAAGGTGCAGAGACTGCCTATAAAAAGATTAAGACAGATTTTCCTGAAAGCCAAGAGGCCAGCACTATTGATGGTTTGTTAGGCCGCGTACAGGCACATTTGTAG
- the ribH gene encoding 6,7-dimethyl-8-ribityllumazine synthase yields MASSIKNLSDFSHIQVADASPFKFAIVVAQWNAEITGALLNGAIKGLEEHGAEEKNIQIIEVPGSFELISGADLALRNQGFDAVICLGCVIQGETRHFDFICDAVANGVANVGLKYNKPAIFGVLTTDNLQQALDRAGGKHGNKGEEAAITAIQMAHIANKF; encoded by the coding sequence ATGGCAAGTAGCATTAAAAATTTATCAGACTTCTCGCATATCCAAGTCGCGGATGCAAGTCCATTCAAATTTGCAATCGTTGTTGCACAATGGAATGCAGAAATTACAGGTGCACTATTGAATGGTGCAATAAAGGGTCTGGAAGAACATGGCGCTGAAGAAAAAAACATTCAAATTATTGAGGTCCCTGGAAGTTTTGAATTAATTTCAGGGGCGGATCTGGCACTGAGAAATCAGGGTTTTGATGCAGTTATTTGTTTAGGTTGTGTTATCCAGGGCGAAACAAGACATTTTGATTTCATCTGCGATGCCGTTGCAAATGGCGTTGCCAATGTGGGACTCAAATATAATAAGCCAGCAATTTTTGGTGTATTAACAACAGACAATCTTCAACAGGCCCTGGATCGTGCAGGAGGGAAGCATGGGAATAAAGGGGAAGAAGCTGCTATTACAGCAATACAAATGGCTCATATTGCCAATAAATTCTAA
- the ytxJ gene encoding bacillithiol system redox-active protein YtxJ yields the protein MINWIALNTEEQLQELYQSDNVAAIFKHSTTCGISNMAKRSLERMSAISDHDYTIYLLDLLRYRSLSNEIAQRWNVEHQSPQILIIKGKDSIYDASHGDIQFDEIEKYLVAI from the coding sequence ATGATCAATTGGATTGCATTAAACACAGAAGAACAGCTACAAGAACTATATCAATCGGATAACGTTGCAGCTATTTTTAAACATAGTACAACATGCGGTATTAGTAATATGGCTAAACGTAGTCTTGAACGAATGTCGGCGATATCAGACCACGACTATACGATTTATCTCTTAGACCTATTGCGCTACCGTTCTCTTTCGAATGAGATTGCTCAACGCTGGAATGTAGAACATCAATCTCCTCAAATATTGATTATTAAAGGAAAAGACAGTATATACGATGCTTCACATGGCGATATCCAATTCGATGAGATAGAAAAATACTTAGTGGCAATCTAA
- a CDS encoding RNA-binding S4 domain-containing protein, with protein MAGISEKLRIDKYLWSIRLFKTRTLATEACKAGRVKLKGQNIKPSYEVKIGDVYHIQKGIERKVVLVTGLLERRVDAKTAVQFYEDQTPVEETVGYKSMFHAPVLKRDRGSGRPTKKDRREIDDLQSSEWWEKDDEIKNPEPEK; from the coding sequence ATGGCTGGAATATCAGAAAAATTGAGAATTGATAAATATTTGTGGTCAATTCGCTTATTTAAGACGAGAACCTTGGCGACAGAGGCGTGTAAGGCTGGAAGGGTCAAATTAAAAGGGCAGAATATAAAACCATCTTACGAGGTGAAAATAGGTGATGTGTATCACATTCAAAAAGGTATTGAGCGGAAAGTCGTCCTCGTGACTGGCCTGTTGGAGCGTCGTGTGGATGCAAAGACTGCCGTGCAATTTTACGAGGATCAAACTCCTGTTGAAGAGACGGTTGGGTATAAATCTATGTTTCACGCTCCTGTCCTCAAAAGAGATCGTGGCAGCGGTAGGCCGACTAAAAAGGACCGTCGAGAGATCGATGATCTACAATCTTCAGAATGGTGGGAAAAGGACGATGAAATAAAAAATCCAGAACCAGAAAAATAG
- a CDS encoding 2,3,4,5-tetrahydropyridine-2,6-dicarboxylate N-succinyltransferase has product MVEPLKKLIEEAWEDRQLLEYKEYTEAIRTVIMKLDSGEIRVAELIGTRWHVNDWIKKAVILYFPINDMREMTAGPFVFHDKMKLKTDYKHTGVRVVPGASARLGAYLAKGVIMMPSYVNIGAYVDEGTMVDTWATVGSCAQIGKHVHLSGGVGIGGVLEPVQAAPVIIEDNVFIGSRAIVVEGIRVEKEAVLGANVVLTASTKIIDVTGPEPIEYKGYVPARSVVIPGSYTKKFAAGEYQVPCALIIGQRKESTDKKTSLNDALREHNVAV; this is encoded by the coding sequence ATGGTAGAGCCACTTAAAAAACTGATTGAGGAAGCTTGGGAAGATAGGCAATTATTAGAATATAAAGAATATACGGAAGCAATTCGTACGGTCATCATGAAATTAGATAGTGGTGAAATTCGCGTTGCTGAACTGATTGGCACGAGATGGCACGTGAACGATTGGATCAAGAAAGCTGTTATTTTGTACTTTCCAATTAATGACATGCGTGAAATGACTGCTGGGCCTTTTGTATTTCATGATAAAATGAAACTCAAAACAGACTATAAGCATACGGGTGTACGTGTTGTACCAGGCGCATCCGCTCGTTTAGGTGCTTATTTGGCTAAAGGAGTTATTATGATGCCTTCCTATGTTAATATTGGTGCTTATGTAGACGAAGGCACGATGGTGGATACATGGGCAACTGTTGGCTCTTGCGCACAGATCGGCAAACATGTACATTTAAGTGGTGGCGTTGGCATTGGCGGTGTATTGGAGCCTGTACAAGCTGCTCCGGTTATTATCGAAGATAATGTTTTCATCGGATCAAGGGCGATTGTTGTCGAAGGTATTCGCGTTGAAAAAGAAGCCGTATTAGGCGCCAATGTTGTACTGACAGCCTCAACAAAAATTATTGATGTGACTGGACCTGAGCCGATAGAGTATAAAGGTTATGTGCCTGCCCGCTCTGTTGTCATTCCAGGATCGTATACCAAAAAATTTGCAGCTGGAGAATATCAGGTTCCTTGTGCCTTGATTATTGGACAACGTAAAGAGTCTACGGACAAAAAGACTTCATTAAACGATGCTTTACGTGAACACAATGTTGCGGTTTAA
- a CDS encoding L-threonylcarbamoyladenylate synthase yields MSGFVDREDLNKALETLKNGGLILYPTDTIWGIGCDATNPEAVEKVFQLKGRDKSKSLIVLLHNDNQLASYVNEIPEVAYQLIEYTEKPLTIVYSNAKNLAPNAIAEDGSIGIRIVKHPFCEQLLQRFRKPIISTSANISGEPTAKDFDEIADTIKAGVDYIVAYDRDVTTDGKSSTVMKLDPSGKFEFIRK; encoded by the coding sequence ATGAGTGGATTCGTAGATCGGGAAGATTTGAATAAGGCCTTGGAAACGCTAAAAAATGGCGGACTAATCCTTTACCCAACAGATACAATTTGGGGAATAGGCTGTGATGCTACCAACCCTGAAGCGGTAGAAAAAGTCTTTCAACTGAAAGGAAGGGATAAATCTAAAAGTTTGATAGTCTTATTACATAATGACAATCAACTTGCGAGTTATGTCAATGAGATCCCGGAAGTCGCTTATCAACTTATTGAATACACAGAAAAGCCTTTGACAATTGTTTATTCGAATGCCAAAAATCTTGCTCCCAATGCTATAGCAGAAGACGGATCTATTGGCATTCGAATTGTCAAACACCCTTTTTGTGAACAGCTTTTACAACGCTTTCGCAAACCCATAATTTCCACTTCAGCCAACATCAGTGGTGAACCTACGGCAAAAGATTTTGATGAAATTGCTGACACCATTAAAGCTGGAGTTGACTATATTGTCGCCTACGACAGAGACGTAACAACAGATGGGAAATCATCTACTGTCATGAAGCTGGACCCAAGTGGTAAATTCGAATTTATTAGAAAATAA
- a CDS encoding DUF4920 domain-containing protein yields the protein MKKVFLFLVLSIVATRFSFGQQKDILAAKPGVKYGKEISASNAISVAKLEKELTQKNAFHGKITGKVVEVCKKKGCFMTLQRDGEEPITVRFKDYGFFMPSDIVGKTVVVEGSAKKKEVSVASLQHAAKDLGKSQAEIDQITQPKKDISIIADGVLVIK from the coding sequence ATGAAAAAGGTCTTTTTATTTCTTGTTTTATCCATTGTCGCCACTCGCTTTTCATTCGGGCAGCAAAAGGATATTCTCGCAGCCAAGCCCGGTGTAAAATATGGGAAAGAGATTTCTGCTTCCAATGCGATTTCAGTGGCAAAGCTCGAAAAGGAGCTTACACAAAAGAATGCTTTTCATGGAAAGATAACGGGTAAGGTGGTAGAAGTGTGTAAGAAAAAGGGTTGTTTCATGACCTTACAACGTGACGGGGAAGAGCCTATTACCGTTCGTTTTAAAGACTATGGTTTCTTTATGCCATCTGATATTGTGGGTAAGACGGTTGTCGTGGAGGGGAGCGCAAAGAAAAAAGAAGTTTCCGTCGCATCTTTACAACATGCGGCAAAGGATCTTGGCAAATCACAGGCTGAAATAGATCAAATTACACAACCCAAAAAAGACATTAGCATTATCGCTGATGGTGTTTTGGTTATAAAATAA
- the folP gene encoding dihydropteroate synthase gives MKRFQTSPCQSILVDGTLMTFDMPIIMGILNVTPDSFYDGGDNTTVERAVEKAKELLLEGAQILDIGAYSSRPGAPLISSQEEMDRALPPIRAIKAAFPDAILSIDTFRADVAAAAVEAGIHIINDVSGGTLDDNMFATVAKYQVPYILMHMRGIPENMQEKTDYTDIVTDVATFLGERIAMLRSMGVNDIILDPGFGFAKTAEQNYELLYRVNELHYFELPILGGISRKSMIYKKIGITAKEALNGTTALNTLLLERGIQILRVHDVKEAKQLVDLFYS, from the coding sequence ATGAAAAGATTCCAAACGTCACCCTGTCAATCCATACTAGTCGATGGCACCTTAATGACCTTCGATATGCCCATTATTATGGGGATACTCAATGTGACGCCAGATTCTTTTTACGATGGCGGCGATAATACGACCGTAGAGCGTGCAGTAGAGAAAGCGAAGGAGTTATTGCTTGAGGGAGCGCAAATTCTCGACATTGGCGCCTATTCGTCACGCCCAGGCGCACCATTAATTTCATCACAGGAAGAAATGGATCGAGCCCTTCCCCCAATTCGAGCAATTAAAGCAGCGTTTCCTGACGCCATTTTATCGATTGATACCTTTAGGGCAGACGTTGCAGCTGCAGCGGTCGAAGCAGGCATCCACATCATTAATGATGTATCTGGTGGTACACTGGACGATAATATGTTTGCTACAGTAGCCAAATACCAAGTTCCTTACATTCTTATGCATATGCGCGGTATTCCCGAAAATATGCAGGAAAAAACAGACTATACAGATATTGTAACGGATGTTGCCACCTTCTTGGGTGAGCGTATCGCCATGCTAAGAAGTATGGGGGTGAATGACATTATTCTTGATCCGGGCTTTGGCTTTGCCAAGACAGCCGAACAGAACTATGAGTTGCTTTATCGTGTCAATGAACTTCACTACTTCGAATTACCAATTTTGGGCGGAATATCCCGCAAATCCATGATCTATAAAAAAATCGGGATCACAGCCAAGGAAGCGTTAAACGGTACTACCGCTTTAAATACATTACTTCTCGAAAGAGGTATACAAATTCTTCGCGTACATGATGTAAAAGAAGCGAAACAGTTAGTTGATCTCTTCTATTCCTAG
- a CDS encoding DUF5125 domain-containing protein, with translation MKRYFINLLLGTAALTAVSSCKKDEKYTYQVGDPKIELKSPISSANFGDSLAFQVHVSDKEVALSTVKAQLYFTDDKVTETVIRTKENGDYAGKIYVPFLKGIPDGKATLKFVLQNISQKTSEQSFDLSLSRPDFPYLTLVTESKSYRMEKVGRNQYAAKENFPAEVKGYIQAPKVGSQGNTMNFGWVNNVINLGSTTEIPFSNSTSGVYPIQFNTLTFQASPFIVVLLNGSQFSRLDDKHSKVEIELAQGKATTFEGIADLQNWWIDPDYFAQAADGTFSFKGATGKYRVTADFNLKYFVVEAMTGNDLAKLQDDGTGAVWIIGEGIGKPKVSSNQVGWNTDKALCLVPLGNKKYQITVKAGESINTDNINFKFFHQKGWGGEFGGTDVTTTSDIVFIGNGNNGRDAGNLGIKTGKVLESGKTYIFTLDLNAGNKKAVLTVASK, from the coding sequence ATGAAAAGATACTTCATCAATCTACTCTTGGGAACTGCTGCTCTTACCGCAGTTAGTTCCTGTAAAAAGGATGAAAAATATACCTATCAGGTAGGGGATCCTAAAATCGAATTGAAATCACCTATCTCATCCGCAAATTTTGGGGATAGCCTAGCATTTCAAGTACACGTTTCCGATAAAGAAGTTGCACTCTCTACGGTTAAAGCCCAGCTATATTTTACAGATGACAAGGTAACAGAGACCGTGATCCGTACCAAAGAAAACGGAGACTACGCTGGAAAGATTTATGTTCCATTCCTGAAAGGTATTCCCGACGGAAAAGCAACCTTAAAATTTGTCTTGCAGAATATAAGCCAGAAAACGAGCGAACAGTCTTTTGATCTAAGCCTCAGCAGGCCTGACTTTCCGTATTTAACCTTGGTCACCGAATCCAAGTCCTATCGAATGGAAAAGGTAGGACGTAATCAATATGCAGCAAAAGAAAACTTTCCTGCAGAAGTAAAAGGCTATATCCAAGCGCCAAAAGTAGGTTCACAAGGAAATACAATGAATTTTGGTTGGGTCAATAATGTTATTAATTTAGGTTCTACTACCGAAATTCCATTCTCGAATTCGACTTCTGGTGTATATCCGATTCAATTTAATACATTGACCTTTCAGGCTTCTCCGTTTATTGTTGTACTACTCAATGGATCGCAGTTTAGCCGACTTGATGATAAGCATTCCAAAGTTGAAATCGAGCTCGCGCAAGGAAAAGCGACAACCTTCGAAGGGATTGCAGATCTGCAAAATTGGTGGATTGATCCAGATTACTTTGCTCAAGCGGCCGATGGAACCTTTTCGTTCAAAGGAGCAACCGGCAAATACCGTGTTACCGCAGACTTTAACTTAAAATATTTTGTGGTTGAGGCGATGACAGGCAATGATTTGGCAAAACTACAAGATGACGGAACTGGTGCCGTCTGGATTATTGGCGAAGGAATTGGAAAACCTAAGGTATCCAGTAATCAGGTAGGCTGGAATACCGATAAAGCGCTGTGTTTGGTTCCGCTAGGTAATAAGAAATATCAGATAACGGTTAAGGCCGGAGAGTCTATAAATACCGATAACATTAATTTCAAATTTTTCCATCAAAAAGGATGGGGTGGTGAGTTTGGAGGCACCGACGTTACAACAACAAGTGATATTGTATTTATCGGGAATGGCAACAACGGTCGTGATGCTGGTAATCTGGGTATCAAAACTGGTAAAGTACTCGAATCAGGTAAGACCTATATCTTCACGCTGGATTTGAATGCCGGCAATAAGAAGGCTGTGCTTACCGTAGCATCGAAATAA
- a CDS encoding glycoside hydrolase family 30 protein — protein sequence MIYTFLLSCLVAATSCNRDSYTPSQGEDIKKSGDVTIYTTTGSRSLDFGKRFVDFSSKFNMSPNTITLDPAKKFQTMDGFGAAITGSTCYNLMKMSKEDRTKFLTETFSDKDGMGMNYIRIAIGCSDFSLSEYTCWDKQGKENFGMQMEETQYIIPVLKEILAINPSVKIMGSPWTPPKWMKVNNLTDLKPFDSWTSGQLNPKYYQDYGWYFVQWIQAMKKEGINIYSITVQNEPLNRKNSASLYMSWQEQQAFVKQSLGPQLKAANLSTKIYAFDHNYNYDDIADQTDYPVKIYNDPAAAAFFAGAAYHNYGGDKAELIDIHNQRPDKELVFTETSIGEWNDGRNLEKRLMEDMREVAIGTVNNWSKGVIVWNLMLDTEKGPNREGGCQTCYGAVDINKANYKNITRNSHYYIVGHLSSVVKSGATRIGTSGYTAEGLVYTAFQNTDGTYAVVLLNDSGDSRKITLADGKNHFSYDVPAKAVVSYRWTY from the coding sequence ATGATATATACATTCTTGTTGTCCTGTCTCGTGGCGGCAACATCTTGTAACCGTGACAGCTATACACCTTCACAAGGTGAAGATATTAAAAAAAGTGGTGATGTTACCATTTATACCACGACAGGCAGTCGGTCTTTGGATTTTGGAAAACGCTTTGTTGATTTTAGCTCCAAATTTAATATGTCGCCCAATACAATTACGTTAGATCCAGCGAAGAAATTTCAGACGATGGATGGATTCGGCGCGGCAATTACAGGATCCACATGCTATAATCTAATGAAAATGAGTAAGGAAGATCGAACAAAATTTCTTACAGAAACTTTTTCCGATAAAGATGGAATGGGTATGAATTACATTCGTATTGCTATTGGATGTTCTGACTTTTCGTTGAGTGAATACACCTGCTGGGACAAGCAAGGGAAAGAAAATTTCGGTATGCAGATGGAAGAAACCCAATATATCATTCCGGTACTTAAAGAGATACTTGCTATCAATCCATCTGTAAAGATCATGGGCTCACCATGGACTCCACCGAAATGGATGAAAGTTAACAACCTGACTGATCTAAAGCCTTTTGATTCCTGGACTAGCGGACAGCTAAATCCAAAATACTATCAGGATTATGGATGGTATTTCGTGCAATGGATCCAGGCAATGAAGAAAGAAGGTATCAATATTTATTCCATCACTGTTCAAAATGAGCCTTTGAATAGGAAGAACTCTGCGTCGCTTTATATGTCATGGCAAGAACAGCAAGCTTTTGTAAAACAATCTTTAGGGCCACAATTAAAAGCAGCAAACCTGTCGACAAAAATCTATGCGTTTGATCATAATTATAACTATGATGATATTGCTGATCAGACTGATTACCCTGTGAAGATCTATAACGATCCGGCAGCAGCCGCATTCTTTGCGGGAGCAGCTTACCACAACTATGGTGGTGATAAAGCGGAGCTAATAGATATCCATAATCAACGTCCGGATAAAGAACTGGTATTTACAGAAACATCCATTGGAGAATGGAATGATGGCCGGAATCTTGAAAAACGTTTGATGGAAGATATGCGTGAAGTCGCCATTGGCACAGTGAACAATTGGAGTAAGGGTGTCATAGTCTGGAATCTGATGTTAGATACCGAAAAAGGACCGAATCGTGAGGGCGGCTGTCAGACATGTTATGGAGCTGTAGATATCAATAAGGCGAATTATAAAAATATAACGCGCAATTCGCACTATTATATTGTTGGTCACCTTTCTTCGGTGGTCAAATCAGGAGCCACACGGATTGGCACCTCTGGGTATACTGCTGAAGGCTTGGTTTATACGGCGTTTCAAAATACAGATGGAACTTATGCGGTTGTTTTATTAAATGACTCAGGCGATAGCCGCAAAATTACCTTAGCCGACGGTAAAAATCATTTTAGCTATGATGTGCCTGCCAAGGCGGTTGTTTCTTACCGCTGGACTTATTAA